The following proteins are encoded in a genomic region of Galbibacter sp. BG1:
- a CDS encoding DUF423 domain-containing protein: MNKEILVTGAILGFLAVILGAFGAHALKNALDAEAIKTFETGVKYQMYHALLLLFVGSSSMLSSGTKSTILYLVVIGVILFSGSIYGLATNALTSFNFKKIGFVTPIGGTLLIISWGILIYKFIRLKV; encoded by the coding sequence ATGAACAAAGAAATATTGGTCACTGGTGCGATTCTCGGATTTTTAGCAGTGATTTTAGGCGCTTTTGGGGCACATGCTCTAAAAAATGCTTTGGATGCTGAAGCTATTAAGACTTTCGAAACCGGAGTTAAATATCAAATGTACCATGCGCTGCTTCTCCTTTTTGTTGGCAGTTCTTCCATGCTTTCTTCCGGAACAAAAAGCACGATTCTGTATTTGGTGGTTATTGGCGTAATTTTATTTTCTGGTTCTATTTACGGACTGGCAACTAATGCCCTAACCTCTTTCAACTTTAAAAAAATAGGATTTGTAACGCCTATCGGCGGGACGCTTTTAATTATTTCGTGGGGAATCCTTATTTATAAATTTATACGGTTGAAGGTTTAA